One stretch of Streptomyces sp. NBC_00443 DNA includes these proteins:
- a CDS encoding DUF1304 domain-containing protein, with protein MHLISVVLVALMALLHAYILVLEMFLWQRGPGRRFHGFDAELARTTAPLAANQGLYNGFLAAGLVWGLIADDPTGHRVQIFFLSCIVVAGVYGAATANRRILFVQALPAAVTLATVIAAG; from the coding sequence ATGCATCTGATCTCCGTCGTCCTCGTCGCCCTCATGGCGCTGCTGCATGCCTACATCCTGGTCCTGGAGATGTTCCTGTGGCAGCGCGGACCGGGCCGCCGCTTCCACGGCTTCGACGCCGAGCTGGCCCGCACCACCGCGCCACTGGCGGCCAACCAAGGCCTCTACAACGGCTTCCTCGCCGCGGGCCTGGTCTGGGGTCTGATAGCCGACGACCCGACCGGCCACCGCGTCCAGATCTTCTTCCTGTCCTGCATCGTCGTCGCGGGCGTCTACGGCGCGGCCACCGCCAACCGCCGCATCCTCTTCGTCCAGGCGCTGCCCGCAGCCGTGACCCTCGCCACGGTCATCGCGGCCGGCTGA